From a region of the Apibacter sp. B3706 genome:
- a CDS encoding mevalonate kinase: MKHPLFYAKILLFGEYGIIENSRGLTLPYNAYKGTLQFSSKLNKIESKSNKSLHKFADYLKTLSLPEKFSINISQLEKDIEKGMFFDSNIPQGYGVGSSGALVAAIFDKYSVNKISSDKILKTDLKDLKNVLGQMESFFHGKSSGIDPLICYMNIPLLIQPNADVDKIGLTESKDGKGAVFLINSGMPGETEPMVQIFFEKLKNEGFRKTLKEEFIKYNNNCIDSFLNRDMGSFFQNLKHLSLWALDHFTPMIPRKFLKIWKKGIDTNTYYLKLCGSGGGGYILGFTQDYEATEKMLKNYKKEIVYRF; this comes from the coding sequence ATGAAGCATCCTTTATTTTATGCAAAAATTTTACTCTTTGGAGAATATGGAATTATTGAAAATTCAAGAGGGTTAACCCTACCCTACAATGCCTATAAAGGAACTTTACAGTTTTCTTCAAAACTTAATAAAATTGAATCAAAATCAAATAAATCATTGCATAAATTTGCAGATTATTTGAAAACTTTATCATTACCTGAAAAATTTTCGATTAATATTTCTCAGCTTGAAAAAGATATTGAAAAAGGAATGTTCTTTGATTCTAATATTCCTCAAGGATATGGGGTTGGTAGCTCCGGTGCTCTGGTAGCTGCTATCTTCGATAAATATTCTGTAAATAAAATTTCATCTGATAAGATTCTAAAAACTGATTTAAAAGATTTAAAAAACGTTTTAGGACAAATGGAATCTTTTTTTCACGGAAAAAGTTCAGGTATTGACCCTCTTATCTGTTATATGAATATCCCGTTATTAATTCAGCCTAATGCAGATGTTGACAAAATAGGATTAACTGAGAGTAAAGATGGAAAAGGAGCTGTTTTTTTAATTAATTCCGGTATGCCCGGTGAAACAGAACCTATGGTTCAGATTTTTTTCGAAAAACTTAAAAATGAAGGTTTTAGAAAAACTTTAAAAGAAGAATTTATAAAATATAATAACAATTGTATAGATTCTTTCCTCAATAGGGACATGGGATCCTTTTTTCAAAACTTGAAACATCTTTCTCTGTGGGCCTTAGATCATTTTACCCCCATGATCCCTCGAAAATTTTTAAAAATTTGGAAAAAGGGTATTGATACTAATACCTATTATTTGAAACTTTGCGGATCGGGAGGAGGCGGATATATATTAGGTTTTACCCAGGATTATGAAGCTACTGAAAAAATGTTAAAAAATTATAAAAAAGAAATCGTATATCGTTTTTAA
- a CDS encoding UbiA family prenyltransferase yields MYSSGKKIFLINLSFLVRVRIFNVIMLILAMYISAIYLFGDEKNIVENLKNIKLHGIILSSSLSAMAGYIINFFYDQEKDMIYRPITSILQRFISNGIALRFYIFFNFVSLTIAIVLSYRIFIFFLIYQFIIWFYSHKLSRIVFINNLTNSAIMLFPFLALFLFYENFSSYILYLSGFLFFIIFIKDICKDLLSYKYDHLFNYHTLPNTLGIIPTKIILNILFCLLLGISFQLSCEPHLYEIRLYYLLTILLCVCSIVVIWLSKPQYIQILIFMIKFWIFLGTISLVFIDGNPLTLHF; encoded by the coding sequence ATGTACTCTTCAGGAAAAAAAATATTTTTAATTAACCTTTCTTTTTTGGTTAGAGTTAGAATTTTTAATGTAATTATGCTAATTCTAGCCATGTATATTTCTGCTATCTATTTATTTGGTGATGAAAAAAATATTGTCGAAAATTTAAAAAATATAAAGCTTCATGGTATTATCTTATCCTCCTCACTAAGTGCCATGGCTGGTTATATTATAAATTTTTTTTACGATCAGGAAAAAGATATGATATATAGACCGATAACTTCTATATTGCAACGATTTATCAGTAATGGAATAGCTTTACGATTTTACATTTTTTTCAATTTCGTATCTTTAACTATTGCCATAGTGTTATCTTATCGTATTTTTATTTTTTTTCTAATTTATCAATTTATCATTTGGTTTTACAGCCATAAACTTAGTCGAATAGTTTTTATCAATAATTTGACTAATTCTGCAATCATGCTTTTTCCTTTTTTAGCGCTGTTTTTATTTTATGAAAATTTTTCTTCTTACATTTTATATCTTTCTGGATTTTTATTCTTTATCATATTCATAAAAGATATTTGTAAAGATCTTCTCTCCTATAAATATGATCATCTATTTAACTACCATACTTTGCCTAATACTTTAGGTATTATACCTACCAAAATTATATTAAATATATTATTTTGTTTATTATTAGGTATTTCCTTTCAATTAAGTTGCGAACCTCATCTTTATGAAATACGACTTTATTATTTACTAACCATACTATTATGCGTTTGTTCGATTGTGGTTATCTGGTTAAGTAAACCTCAATATATTCAGATATTAATATTTATGATCAAATTTTGGATTTTTTTAGGCACTATTTCTCTAGTATTTATTGATGGGAATCCCTTAACTTTGCACTTTTAA
- a CDS encoding pseudouridine synthase: protein MKNNKSYDRRGSGRNEKSHKKEYFKANDKKENKPGKKNKFEDKKRFASTAPFRKRLPKTPKENDGTRLNKYIANSGVCSRREADIFIQNGVVEVNGKIITEFGYKVQPGDEVFFDGRYIRPEKNVYVLLNKPKGYISTTKDEKARKTVLDLVANASPYRLYPVGRLDRQTTGVLLLTNDGDLTKKLTHPSHEVKKIYHVTLNKKVSVEDFGKLLDGLRFEEGIAKVDKISYIEGAPKNEVGVEIHIGWNRIIRRMFERLGYEVEKLDRVMFAGLTKKALKRGYWRILTDLEVNTLKML, encoded by the coding sequence ATGAAAAATAATAAATCATACGACAGAAGAGGCTCTGGAAGAAATGAAAAGTCTCATAAAAAAGAATATTTCAAAGCCAATGATAAAAAGGAAAATAAACCCGGTAAAAAAAATAAATTCGAGGATAAAAAACGATTTGCATCAACTGCTCCATTTAGAAAAAGATTACCTAAAACTCCTAAAGAAAATGACGGAACAAGACTTAATAAATATATAGCAAATTCAGGAGTTTGCAGCAGAAGAGAAGCGGATATATTTATTCAAAATGGAGTTGTTGAAGTTAACGGAAAAATTATTACAGAATTTGGGTATAAAGTACAACCGGGCGATGAAGTATTTTTTGACGGGAGATATATTCGTCCTGAGAAAAATGTATACGTACTTTTGAATAAACCCAAAGGTTATATTTCAACCACTAAGGATGAAAAGGCCAGAAAGACCGTATTAGATCTAGTTGCCAACGCTTCTCCTTATCGTTTGTATCCTGTTGGCCGATTGGATAGGCAAACCACCGGTGTACTTCTTTTAACCAATGATGGAGATCTTACTAAAAAATTAACCCATCCTTCCCATGAAGTTAAAAAGATTTATCATGTCACATTAAATAAAAAAGTTTCGGTTGAAGATTTTGGAAAATTGTTGGATGGTTTACGATTTGAAGAGGGTATAGCTAAGGTTGACAAGATATCCTATATTGAAGGAGCTCCAAAAAACGAAGTAGGGGTTGAAATCCATATCGGGTGGAACCGTATAATTCGAAGAATGTTTGAAAGGTTAGGATATGAGGTAGAAAAGCTCGATCGGGTTATGTTTGCCGGACTAACTAAAAAAGCATTAAAAC